Within the Gigantopelta aegis isolate Gae_Host chromosome 8, Gae_host_genome, whole genome shotgun sequence genome, the region GTCAGAGAAAGACGCATTGTTTCTGAACGCGCTGGATCCCGACGTGTCGCTACACACACTGGCCGGAGAGGTAGGTGTTTGCGGAGAATGAACAAAACTGTCCCGGAACGCGTCgcgttgttgatgttgttgttgtagcaACACTCCTCCATGCAAACCGTCAACATCTACAACGTCGTTGTTCTCGCCTTCGATAACGTCTGTCAGGGTATGTGACACACTCCCAACACCACCAACACCGGTGTCCATACTTGTACAACTGTCGATAATATTATCATCCATATCAAAGTCTGAAATGTCGGTAACAACACCCTGATTCTCGGCGCCACTGCCCATCAGTTTGAGAGTCTCCGACAACGCCCAGATGTAGTTGTACGCCGTGCGGAGGGTGTCGATCTTCGTCAGCTTCGCCTCCGACGTTGTGTTGGGCAACATCTTGCGGAGGTCGTCGAGGGCGTCGTTCAGTCCGTGCATCCTGTTTTTCTCCCTGTCGTTGGCTCTCCTACGGCGGCATACCTTGTTAACTTGGCGCTGCTGAACGGTCTTTCTCCGTGGTTTCCGGGATCGACTCTTCTTGCCGGTGACGCCACCACAGGAGTCGCTGTCGTCAGACACTTCTTTGTTGGGCAGATCATCCACCTTCTCACAATGTTCTGATTCGGTTTTAATCCCTTCAAAAGATCCTTCGTCCATAATTGCAGGCAGCATATTTTTCAGTTGTCTTAATAAATGGGACAGACTTTGTATGTCTGTTATTCAGCTTTTGTCACTGCCTCAGCTTCGAAAAAGACAACAGGGACTAATACCCTGTTTTTCCCCAGCAAAAATTGTTAAATATCTCACAGCACACTTTCCGGAATATATCACCGAAAAAAACTTGCTTCTTTTGCGTCTCTTCTGGAAGTCCAGTCTGGCCTTTTCAAATGAAGGTTAAAAATTGTTATCCCGGTGCAGTACTCGGTTTTGTAGCGCACACGACTTCCTACCTTCTTTTTCGTGTGTGAATCAATAAGTGAAAAGCATCGGATCCATCCATCACTTATACCCGACCCCGGTTGGGCCCTATTGTTGGCCACACAAAAGAACGATCACTCTGACAGTTGCCGAGCACGTGACCCAGTCGTCTGGTGGCACTGGTTATTTTCATCGGTAATAAACCGAGGTACGAGCGCCCGGATTTTAAAACGCACCCTCCTATGATAAATACtagtttgtaaataaataaataaatatataaataaataaataaataatttattcctaaataatttaaataaataaacaaataaaatgacaatgtattatgcaaataaataaataaataatttatttaaatgtttttaaaaagtatcaaaataaataaatacataattgtAATCtccaaatataaatattttgttatgcaGGAAAtggtctaaaatatatttgctaaaaACAAGAAACCCTTCTTTGCATTATAGAAGTTAAAGGattagtttaaaaatgtaaacactTTTCAAAGCAGTTTGTGTGAAATATTAACTGCCTTTTATGAGATAAAATAATACAACGGCCAAATCATTgttatgttaaatatatgtCCTGAGGACtgacagaaaaatataattcaagttcaagttctttattgcgttaaagggacagtcctgaatttacaaccattgtaaaatgtctccgaccaatagagccttttcgatgacgtaacatacacattaaatacattttttttatttagaatatcagtgtctatatatcgAATgcgtttgcggtcgtatactaatgtttgtagcactcagtttttacattaattcgtgatatatattttttcgtaagtacgaaattattgggaggtaaaatctggtttgggctactataagcattaggacaacaaacaccttgtaaatacagacactgatattttaaataagaaaatgtatttaatttgtatgttacgtcatcgaaaaagctctattggtcggaaacattttataatggttGTAAACTAATTTCTGTTCCTTTAAGGTTTACACCTTAAcatcattataacaatgaatacaTTAATATAGACGATTGTAATTTCAGGACAATATATACCACTGCCAGTCCCGGAGGaaaagtatataaaattataatagttTTGATAATATTATCATTAGTTGATCTGTTAGGTACCAAAACATGCATTAATTATGTTTTCATGCCATTAAAAACACAGCAGCttatgtcattaaaaatatgcAGATATAACTCTACTTGGAAaacaacttttttgtttttgaattttgtTGTAGCTATTTCTTGTAGATATGCATTGTTGATATTAAGAGAATAAACTTAACGTCTTGTCCTGTTTAGATATGGTCGCTGTTACATTTTatgcatttcttcttttttctgtaGCAatgaatgcaaaaaaaaatgaatggatgataatcatcaccattattatcattatcattattaccaCCACTCATTTGAGCATTCTTTCCTTTTCCCCAGTTTGTATACGCTTTGTGTTGCTCTGTTCCGTTTGAGGAGAGCCCATAATTCTCGAAAAACATCTTCAATGAAATCTAACTCGATGGCCTTTAGACTGAAAATACATACACTAAAGACCTTTCTTATCTATTAAAGAAATCCAGTGATACAGAAAACAGAACGAATAATACCATTTGTGAAGACGGACGCGTATACTAGCGGCCACGTGATTGGACAAAGCAGGTAGCCAATGTGGTGACGACAGACTACGCGGGCGCGTGCCACGCCGTACGCCTGCACGCTTGAAGCAGACGACACTCTTCCGCTCCCGACCACGGAGTAAATTACATGAAGTTTAGATGGGCCACACACGCGTACGagactgggggtggggtgtatttaccggcctcggtggttaagtcatcggacataaggctggtaggtacggggttcgcagtgcggtaccggttcccaacccagagcgagttttaacgactaactggataggtgtaagaccattgcACCCTCTtacctctcactaaccactaacaacaactaaacgactgtcctggacagacagcccagatagctgatatgtgtgccgaggacagcgtgattgaaccttaattggatataagcatgagaataagttgaaaaagaaagaaaaacgtgTGGTGTGGTGGTAGGGAGGGAACAAATCGTCCAAATCGGGGGAAaaaatatagagatattcggaggaaggaaatggtttatttaacgacgcactcaatcaGAGATATTCTGGCa harbors:
- the LOC121379556 gene encoding neurogenic differentiation factor 6-like produces the protein MDEGSFEGIKTESEHCEKVDDLPNKEVSDDSDSCGGVTGKKSRSRKPRRKTVQQRQVNKVCRRRRANDREKNRMHGLNDALDDLRKMLPNTTSEAKLTKIDTLRTAYNYIWALSETLKLMGSGAENQGVVTDISDFDMDDNIIDSCTSMDTGVGGVGSVSHTLTDVIEGENNDVVDVDGLHGGVLLQQQHQQRDAFRDSFVHSPQTPTSPASVCSDTSGSSAFRNNASFSDFVSSPYGRTYHTEATSCGNYYYGSAEGMSIPMPTPADGFRNQAPLEHGRDLSFMDALSNGLNNSIHLSSPEHYQLSV